A genomic window from Erythrobacter sp. BLCC-B19 includes:
- a CDS encoding LON peptidase substrate-binding domain-containing protein — protein sequence MTKRLAIFPLTGAVLFPGMQLPLHIFEPRYRAMVGDALIRDRLIAMIQPQRPVEGAPLYQVGCVGRIGEIQAMDDGRYNLILEGTGRFRILRELDVTTAYRQVEAEIYDEDDDETLTHAQRGGFEREARHFADSQGYSVDWDSVERLDDRSLINGVSQIAPFDPASKQALLEAQTLADRCELLVQLMQFYGRHDGGEEIVTLQ from the coding sequence ATGACCAAGAGACTTGCCATCTTCCCGCTGACGGGCGCGGTGCTGTTTCCCGGGATGCAGCTCCCGCTCCACATCTTCGAGCCGCGCTACCGCGCGATGGTCGGCGATGCTTTGATTCGCGACCGGCTGATCGCGATGATCCAGCCCCAGCGTCCCGTCGAGGGGGCGCCGCTTTATCAGGTTGGCTGCGTCGGGCGGATCGGCGAGATCCAGGCGATGGACGACGGGCGCTACAACCTCATCCTCGAAGGCACGGGCCGGTTCCGGATCTTGCGCGAACTGGATGTGACCACTGCCTATCGTCAGGTCGAAGCGGAAATCTACGACGAGGATGACGACGAAACCCTGACCCACGCCCAGCGCGGCGGGTTCGAGCGCGAGGCGCGGCATTTTGCCGATTCGCAGGGCTACAGCGTCGATTGGGATTCGGTCGAGCGGCTCGACGATCGCTCGCTGATCAACGGCGTCTCGCAGATCGCGCCCTTCGATCCGGCCAGCAAGCAGGCGCTGCTCGAAGCGCAGACCCTTGCTGACCGGTGCGAGTTGCTGGTGCAGTTGATGCAGTTCTACGGCCGCCACGACGGCGGCGAGGAAATCGTCACGCTGCAATAG
- a CDS encoding tetratricopeptide repeat protein, translating into MGLSIDEQKAVDRFRKAVVEPSQSKLVILDFWAEWCGPCKALTPVLEKVAGEYADKGVVLAKINVDEEQFIAAQFQVRSIPTVYAMFQGQPIADLTNARSESQLKAILDQLLGQLPVQAGAVDGAGAPQGPSPEELAQFVKLGEEALAAGDAQRAAGIFAQITEFAEGNAPAHAGLVRALVMLGEVDQARQVMEVIDSDPRLATDPAIAPARAALELAGERVDDGELAALRAAAAADPANMDAQLAFAEAAFAAGARDEAADTLLAMIAADREWNEGAARTKLLKIFEATGLEDEWVVSVRRRLSRVLFG; encoded by the coding sequence ATGGGACTGAGCATCGACGAACAGAAGGCGGTTGACCGTTTCCGCAAGGCGGTGGTCGAACCTTCGCAGAGCAAGCTCGTCATCCTTGATTTCTGGGCCGAATGGTGCGGCCCGTGCAAGGCGCTGACCCCGGTGCTGGAAAAGGTCGCGGGCGAATATGCCGACAAGGGCGTGGTGCTCGCCAAGATCAATGTCGACGAGGAACAGTTCATCGCCGCGCAATTCCAGGTGCGCTCGATCCCGACGGTCTATGCCATGTTCCAGGGCCAGCCGATCGCCGACCTGACCAATGCGCGCAGCGAATCGCAGCTGAAGGCGATTCTCGATCAGCTGCTTGGTCAGCTGCCGGTTCAGGCTGGAGCGGTGGACGGAGCGGGCGCGCCGCAAGGCCCATCGCCCGAAGAGCTCGCGCAGTTCGTCAAGCTGGGCGAAGAAGCGCTGGCCGCGGGCGATGCCCAGCGCGCGGCGGGCATCTTTGCCCAGATCACCGAATTCGCCGAGGGCAACGCCCCCGCCCATGCCGGGCTCGTGCGCGCACTGGTGATGCTGGGCGAGGTCGATCAGGCGCGGCAGGTGATGGAGGTGATCGACAGCGATCCGCGCCTTGCCACCGATCCCGCGATTGCGCCTGCGCGCGCCGCGCTGGAGCTGGCGGGCGAGCGCGTGGATGACGGCGAGCTTGCCGCCCTGCGCGCCGCTGCCGCCGCTGATCCTGCCAATATGGACGCCCAGCTCGCCTTTGCCGAAGCGGCCTTTGCCGCAGGCGCGCGGGATGAAGCCGCCGACACTCTGCTCGCCATGATCGCTGCCGACCGCGAATGGAACGAAGGCGCCGCGCGGACCAAGCTGCTCAAGATTTTCGAAGCCACCGGCCTTGAAGACGAATGGGTCGTCAGCGTCCGCCGCCGCTTGTCGCGCGTATTGTTCGGATGA
- the malQ gene encoding 4-alpha-glucanotransferase, with translation MEQLHALAQACGVAREWIDVEGREQAVDDAALAAVLAALGHEAGSAQAIARSLAALAAQARALPALLVGDCGGWLTLPFPVTRAEATGEDGITRPLVVEGARLHLPDAPGYYDLALDRHVTRLAVAPPHCPLPSPGNRRPWGVSVQIPALRGAAASPFGGFGELAEAARAFGAAGADALAINPVHALFPGHGVGYSPYSPSSRLFLNGALADPALAGLPPLEPAEGPPLIDWASALPQRLAQLRQVFAALDPARRAALTASDDAMLRRHALFDALDCHFRAATGAHGWRNWPAAYHDPAGAAAQRFAAEHPDEIAFHLFVQALARAGLAAAQAAAKGAGMGIGLIGDLAVGVDPSGSDAWSLRDAMLDGLTIGAPPDPLGPLGQNWSITSFSPDGLRATGYAPWIAMIRAGLAAGGGLRIDHAFGLARLWVIPDGAPTGAGAYLSYPFADLVRLATLEAHRAGGLVIAEDLGTAPPGFTHAVTERRMLGMRVLWFERAADHGFIGPQDYAPLSAAMSGTHDTVTVAGWWKGRDLDWAQELGRLPEGVSRAEAEAIREWDRGLLWSTLDHTAPRPAPDNPAPVVDAALCHIARTPSALALVSLEDLLGEAEQPNLPGTITEHPNWRRRLEQPLAETLADPVIANRCETIAALRSVPEG, from the coding sequence ATGGAGCAGTTGCACGCGCTGGCGCAAGCCTGCGGGGTGGCCCGCGAGTGGATCGACGTCGAAGGTCGCGAGCAAGCGGTGGATGATGCAGCGCTGGCAGCGGTGCTGGCGGCGCTTGGCCATGAGGCGGGCAGCGCGCAGGCGATCGCGCGCAGCCTTGCGGCCCTTGCCGCGCAGGCCCGCGCGCTCCCGGCGCTGCTGGTGGGCGATTGCGGGGGGTGGCTGACCCTGCCTTTCCCCGTGACCCGTGCCGAGGCGACCGGCGAGGACGGCATCACCCGCCCGCTGGTGGTGGAGGGCGCGCGGCTGCATCTCCCCGATGCGCCGGGCTATTATGATCTGGCGCTGGATCGCCATGTCACCCGGCTGGCGGTCGCTCCGCCGCATTGCCCGCTGCCATCGCCTGGCAATCGCCGTCCGTGGGGCGTATCGGTGCAAATCCCGGCGCTGCGGGGCGCGGCGGCTTCGCCCTTCGGCGGCTTTGGCGAGCTGGCCGAAGCCGCGCGGGCCTTTGGCGCGGCAGGGGCGGATGCGCTGGCGATCAACCCGGTGCACGCGCTGTTTCCCGGGCACGGGGTGGGATACAGCCCCTATTCCCCGTCGAGCCGCCTGTTTCTCAACGGCGCGCTGGCCGATCCGGCGTTGGCGGGCCTGCCGCCGCTTGAGCCTGCCGAAGGGCCGCCGCTGATCGACTGGGCGAGCGCCCTGCCGCAGCGGCTGGCGCAGCTTCGGCAGGTCTTCGCCGCGCTCGACCCCGCCCGGCGCGCGGCGCTGACCGCGAGCGATGATGCCATGCTGCGCCGCCATGCGCTTTTCGACGCGCTCGATTGCCACTTCCGCGCGGCCACCGGCGCGCATGGCTGGCGTAATTGGCCCGCAGCCTACCATGACCCGGCGGGTGCGGCAGCACAGCGCTTTGCCGCCGAGCATCCCGACGAGATCGCCTTCCACCTGTTCGTGCAGGCGCTGGCACGCGCAGGGCTGGCGGCTGCGCAGGCTGCGGCCAAGGGTGCGGGCATGGGGATTGGGCTGATCGGCGATCTGGCGGTCGGCGTCGATCCGTCAGGCAGCGACGCTTGGTCATTGCGTGATGCGATGCTGGACGGACTGACGATTGGCGCGCCGCCCGATCCGCTGGGGCCGCTGGGGCAGAACTGGTCGATCACCAGCTTCTCGCCCGATGGCCTGCGGGCGACTGGCTACGCCCCGTGGATCGCGATGATCCGCGCCGGGCTGGCAGCGGGCGGGGGGCTGAGGATCGACCACGCCTTCGGCCTCGCCCGGCTCTGGGTAATTCCGGACGGCGCACCGACCGGCGCGGGAGCCTATCTCTCCTATCCCTTCGCCGATCTCGTCCGCCTCGCCACGCTGGAGGCGCATCGCGCAGGCGGGCTGGTGATCGCCGAGGATCTCGGCACCGCGCCGCCGGGCTTCACCCATGCCGTGACCGAGCGGCGGATGCTGGGGATGCGCGTGCTGTGGTTCGAGCGCGCGGCCGATCACGGCTTCATCGGGCCGCAGGATTACGCCCCTCTCAGCGCCGCGATGAGCGGGACGCATGACACGGTGACGGTGGCGGGATGGTGGAAGGGGCGCGATCTCGACTGGGCACAGGAACTGGGACGACTGCCCGAAGGCGTATCCCGCGCCGAGGCCGAGGCGATTCGCGAATGGGACAGGGGGCTCCTGTGGTCGACCCTTGATCATACCGCGCCGCGCCCTGCGCCTGATAACCCTGCGCCGGTCGTCGATGCCGCGCTTTGCCACATCGCCCGCACGCCATCGGCGCTCGCGCTGGTCTCGCTGGAGGATCTGCTGGGGGAGGCCGAGCAGCCGAACCTGCCCGGCACCATCACCGAACACCCCAATTGGCGCCGCCGTCTCGAACAGCCTTTGGCCGAAACGCTCGCCGACCCCGTCATAGCCAATCGCTGCGAGACGATCGCCGCGCTGCGGAGCGTGCCGGAGGGCTGA
- a CDS encoding glycogen/starch/alpha-glucan phosphorylase: MTSSPTGTTEHLEAGILRALRHRVGKTETAAKPHDWYNATVLALRDDIIDNWFASTSRTHAAGGKRVYYLSLEFLIGRLLRDALANLGCSRAMEQALEQHGLDLARLEELEPDAALGNGGLGRLAACFMESLASLDIPAFGYGIRYINGMFRQRIDEGWQVELPETWLAHGNPWEFERRESSYRIGFGGEVASDEGVIRWNPAEVIEATAFDTPVVGWQGKRVNTLRLWNAAALDPIQLAAFNAGDHAGALAAQVRADSLVRVLYPADSTPAGQELRLRQEFFFSSASIQDIVRRHIQYHGDIRTLPDKAAIQLNDTHPSVAVAELMRLLMDEQHLTFAESWAITKATIAYTNHTLLPEALESWPLPLFERLLPRHMQIVYAINAHVLREARKAGLDDAAVAAISLIDEHGERRVRMANLAFVGAHSVNGVAALHTDLMKQTVFADLHKLYPDRINNKTNGVTPRRWLHQSNPRLTGLIREAIGDGFKADAEGLSALAAMAGDAALGERVDEVKRANKVDLANHLRELTGIRLDPDALFDVQIKRIHEYKRQLLNLIETVALYDQIRSHPERDWVPRVKIFGGKAAPTYHNAKLIIKLANDIARRINSDPSVGEVLKVVFVPNYNVSLAERIIPAADLSEQISTAGMEASGTGNMKFAFNGALTIGTLDGANIEIMERVGRENIVIFGLTAEEVAAKRAEGYNPREVIEGSRELCQAVNAIASGVFSPDDPARYAGLMDAIYTSDWFMVAADFDAYAAAQREVDRRWNDRAAWRQSAIQNIANVGWFSSDRTISEYAREIWGVL, from the coding sequence GTGACTTCAAGCCCGACTGGCACAACCGAGCATCTCGAAGCCGGCATCCTGCGCGCGCTGCGTCACCGGGTCGGCAAGACCGAGACGGCGGCCAAGCCGCACGACTGGTACAATGCCACTGTGCTCGCCCTGCGCGATGACATCATCGACAACTGGTTCGCTTCGACCAGCCGCACCCACGCGGCGGGCGGCAAGCGGGTCTATTATCTCAGCCTCGAATTCCTGATCGGGCGGCTGCTGCGCGATGCGCTTGCCAATCTCGGATGCAGCCGCGCGATGGAGCAGGCGCTCGAACAGCACGGGCTCGACCTTGCCCGGCTGGAAGAGCTGGAACCCGACGCTGCGCTTGGCAATGGCGGGCTCGGGCGGTTGGCGGCGTGCTTCATGGAAAGCCTCGCCAGCCTCGACATCCCCGCCTTTGGCTATGGCATCCGCTACATCAACGGGATGTTCCGCCAGCGCATCGACGAAGGCTGGCAGGTCGAGCTGCCCGAAACCTGGCTCGCTCACGGCAACCCCTGGGAGTTCGAGCGGCGCGAGAGTTCCTACCGCATCGGTTTTGGCGGCGAGGTGGCCAGCGATGAGGGCGTGATCCGCTGGAACCCGGCAGAAGTGATCGAGGCGACCGCCTTCGATACGCCGGTGGTCGGCTGGCAGGGCAAGCGGGTGAACACCCTGCGCCTGTGGAATGCCGCCGCGCTCGATCCGATCCAGCTTGCCGCTTTCAACGCGGGCGACCACGCCGGCGCGCTCGCCGCGCAGGTGCGGGCCGACAGTCTGGTGCGGGTGCTCTACCCCGCCGATTCCACCCCCGCCGGGCAGGAATTGCGGCTGCGGCAGGAGTTCTTTTTCTCCAGCGCGTCGATCCAGGACATCGTCCGCCGCCACATCCAGTATCACGGCGACATCCGCACCCTGCCCGACAAGGCAGCGATCCAGCTCAATGACACCCACCCCTCGGTCGCGGTGGCAGAGCTGATGCGGCTGCTGATGGACGAACAGCACCTGACCTTTGCGGAAAGTTGGGCCATCACCAAGGCGACCATCGCCTACACCAACCACACCCTGCTCCCCGAGGCGCTCGAAAGCTGGCCGCTGCCGCTGTTCGAACGGCTGCTGCCGCGCCATATGCAGATCGTCTATGCGATCAACGCCCATGTCCTGCGCGAGGCGAGGAAGGCGGGCCTCGATGACGCCGCCGTCGCCGCAATCTCGCTGATCGACGAACATGGCGAGCGCCGGGTGCGGATGGCGAACCTCGCTTTTGTGGGTGCGCATTCGGTCAATGGGGTGGCGGCGCTCCACACCGATCTGATGAAGCAGACGGTGTTTGCCGACCTTCACAAGCTCTACCCCGACCGCATCAACAACAAGACCAACGGCGTCACCCCGCGCCGCTGGCTGCACCAGTCGAACCCGCGTCTGACGGGGCTGATCCGCGAGGCGATCGGAGACGGGTTCAAGGCCGATGCCGAGGGACTGTCGGCCCTCGCCGCCATGGCGGGCGACGCGGCGCTGGGCGAGCGGGTCGACGAGGTGAAGCGCGCCAACAAGGTCGACCTTGCCAATCATCTGCGCGAGCTGACCGGTATCCGGCTCGATCCCGACGCGCTGTTCGACGTGCAGATCAAGCGCATCCACGAATACAAGCGCCAGCTGCTCAATCTGATCGAGACGGTCGCGCTCTATGACCAGATCCGCAGCCACCCCGAACGTGACTGGGTGCCGCGCGTCAAAATCTTCGGCGGCAAGGCCGCTCCGACCTATCACAACGCCAAGCTCATCATCAAACTCGCCAACGATATCGCCCGGCGGATCAATTCCGATCCCAGCGTGGGCGAGGTGCTGAAGGTGGTGTTCGTCCCCAATTACAACGTCAGCCTCGCCGAGCGGATCATTCCCGCTGCCGACCTCAGCGAACAGATTTCGACCGCAGGGATGGAAGCTTCGGGCACGGGGAACATGAAGTTCGCCTTCAACGGCGCGCTCACGATCGGCACGCTCGACGGGGCGAATATCGAGATCATGGAGCGAGTGGGCCGGGAGAATATCGTGATCTTCGGGCTGACGGCTGAAGAAGTCGCCGCCAAGCGGGCGGAAGGCTACAACCCCCGCGAAGTGATCGAAGGCAGCCGCGAGCTGTGCCAAGCCGTCAATGCGATCGCCAGCGGGGTGTTTAGCCCCGATGATCCGGCGCGCTATGCAGGGCTGATGGATGCGATCTACACCTCGGACTGGTTCATGGTCGCCGCCGACTTCGACGCCTATGCCGCCGCCCAGCGCGAGGTTGACCGGCGCTGGAATGATCGCGCAGCCTGGCGGCAATCGGCGATCCAGAACATCGCCAATGTCGGCTGGTTCTCGTCCGATCGCACCATTTCCGAATATGCCCGCGAGATCTGGGGCGTGCTGTGA
- the glgB gene encoding 1,4-alpha-glucan branching protein GlgB yields MKPPPEAIAALLDGSHADPFSLLGPHEGPEGTFARAILHGAEEAEAFSLKGGRLGKMVRVDGPLFEGKLRGKPKPVRYRCRGNGQEWWVTDPYSFGPVLGPMDDFLIAEGTHFRLFDKLGAHVIAHEGARGVHFAVWAPNARSVNLVGDFNGWNPAAHMMRRRVDIGVWEIFIPDIGEGTAYKYRITGPDGTVQPLKADPFAFASELRPKTASVVARPGKRDWGDDAHRAHWASVDPRREAISIYEVHPGSWQRDDNGWFLTWDEMAARLIPYALDMGFTHIEFLPVSEHPYDPSWGYQTTGLFAPSARFGDVEGFARFVDGAHRAGIGVLIDWVPAHFPVDEHGLARFDGTALYEHEDPRLGFHPDWNTAIYNFGRKEVRSFLVNNALFWAEQYHVDGLRVDAVASMLYRDYSRKDGEWIPNAEGGRENWEAVEFMRATNRALYGTHAGTMTIAEESTSWPGVSQPAFDEGPRTALGFGFKWNMGFMHDTLQYMARDPIHRKYHHSEITFGLVYAFSENFVLPLSHDEVVHGKGTILGKMSGDNWQQFANLRAYYAMMWGYPGKKLLFMGQEFAQRREWSEERALDWHLMDAPAHRGVADLIRDLNRLYRTTPALHARDCEGEGFEWLIADDADNSVFAWLRKAPGEAPVAVIANMTPALHTHYRLPLPHDGVWAEVLNSDAEIYGGSGQGNMGQVTASGGAAHIVLPPLATIMLQFTG; encoded by the coding sequence GTGAAGCCACCGCCTGAGGCCATCGCTGCACTGCTCGATGGATCGCACGCCGATCCGTTCTCGCTGCTGGGGCCGCACGAAGGGCCGGAAGGCACCTTCGCCCGCGCCATTCTGCACGGGGCGGAAGAGGCCGAGGCGTTTTCGCTGAAGGGCGGCAGGCTCGGCAAGATGGTGCGGGTGGATGGCCCGCTGTTTGAAGGCAAATTGCGGGGCAAGCCCAAGCCGGTGCGCTATCGCTGCCGAGGGAATGGGCAGGAATGGTGGGTGACCGATCCCTATTCCTTCGGCCCGGTGCTTGGCCCGATGGACGATTTCCTGATCGCCGAGGGCACGCACTTCCGCTTGTTCGACAAGCTCGGCGCGCATGTGATCGCGCACGAGGGCGCGCGCGGCGTGCACTTTGCGGTCTGGGCGCCGAACGCGCGCAGCGTCAATCTGGTGGGCGATTTCAACGGCTGGAACCCCGCCGCCCACATGATGCGCCGCCGCGTGGACATCGGCGTGTGGGAAATCTTCATCCCCGACATCGGCGAAGGCACGGCCTACAAGTATCGCATCACCGGCCCCGACGGCACAGTGCAGCCACTGAAGGCCGACCCCTTCGCCTTCGCCAGCGAGCTGCGGCCCAAGACCGCCAGCGTCGTCGCCCGCCCCGGCAAGCGCGACTGGGGTGACGATGCCCACCGCGCGCACTGGGCCAGCGTCGATCCCCGGCGCGAGGCCATCTCCATCTACGAGGTTCACCCCGGATCATGGCAGCGCGACGACAATGGCTGGTTCCTGACCTGGGACGAAATGGCCGCGCGGCTGATTCCCTATGCGCTCGACATGGGCTTTACCCATATCGAGTTCCTGCCGGTCTCCGAACACCCCTATGACCCGAGCTGGGGCTACCAGACCACCGGGCTCTTTGCCCCCTCGGCCCGGTTCGGGGACGTCGAGGGGTTCGCCCGTTTCGTCGACGGCGCGCACCGCGCCGGGATCGGCGTGCTGATCGACTGGGTGCCCGCCCATTTCCCCGTCGACGAGCACGGCCTCGCCCGGTTCGACGGCACCGCGCTCTACGAGCACGAAGACCCGCGCCTCGGCTTCCACCCCGACTGGAACACCGCGATCTACAATTTCGGGCGCAAGGAAGTGCGCAGCTTCCTCGTCAACAATGCGCTGTTCTGGGCCGAGCAGTATCATGTCGACGGACTGCGCGTGGATGCCGTCGCCTCGATGCTTTACCGCGATTACTCGCGCAAGGACGGCGAGTGGATCCCCAATGCCGAAGGGGGGCGCGAGAACTGGGAAGCGGTCGAATTCATGCGCGCCACCAACCGCGCACTCTACGGCACGCACGCGGGCACCATGACAATCGCCGAGGAATCGACCTCATGGCCCGGCGTCTCCCAACCCGCCTTCGACGAAGGCCCGCGCACGGCCTTGGGCTTCGGGTTCAAGTGGAACATGGGCTTCATGCACGACACGCTGCAATACATGGCGCGTGATCCGATCCACCGGAAATACCACCACTCCGAGATCACCTTCGGCCTCGTCTATGCCTTCTCGGAGAACTTCGTCCTGCCCTTGAGCCATGACGAGGTGGTGCACGGCAAGGGCACGATCCTCGGCAAGATGAGCGGTGACAACTGGCAGCAATTTGCCAATCTGCGCGCATACTATGCTATGATGTGGGGATACCCCGGCAAAAAGCTGCTGTTCATGGGCCAGGAATTCGCCCAGCGCCGCGAATGGAGCGAGGAGCGCGCGCTGGATTGGCACCTGATGGACGCGCCCGCACACCGGGGCGTTGCTGACCTGATCCGTGACCTCAATCGCCTCTACCGCACCACCCCCGCGCTTCATGCGCGCGATTGCGAGGGTGAGGGGTTCGAATGGCTGATCGCCGACGATGCCGACAATTCGGTGTTCGCTTGGCTCCGCAAGGCGCCGGGCGAGGCGCCTGTGGCGGTAATCGCCAACATGACTCCTGCGCTCCACACCCACTACCGCCTGCCCCTGCCACATGACGGGGTGTGGGCCGAGGTGCTGAACTCCGACGCCGAAATCTACGGCGGCAGCGGGCAGGGCAACATGGGACAGGTCACCGCATCCGGCGGCGCAGCCCATATCGTGCTGCCGCCGCTTGCCACGATAATGCTGCAATTCACCGGATAA
- the glgC gene encoding glucose-1-phosphate adenylyltransferase has product MIERTSGRPLARDAMAYVLAGGRGSRLMELTDRRAKPAVYFGGKSRIIDFALSNAINSGIRRIGVATQYKAHSLIRHMQRAWTFLRPERNESFDILPASQRVSENQWYEGTADAVFQNMDIIASLAPKYMVILAGDHIYKMDYELMLQQHVNSGADVTIGCLVVPRMEATGFGVMQVDEKDTITAFVEKPKDPPGIPGNPEMALASMGIYVFNTDFLFEQLRRDADDPASKRDFGGDIIPYIVKHGKAVAHRFTNSCIRAAEEIEEYWRDVGTLDAYFEANLDLTDTVPKLNLYDRDWPIWTDAVVAAPAKFVHDEDGRRGFAVSSLVSGDCIISGSEVRRSLLFTGVKIGSYSNVNEAVILPYCNIGRGARLSKVIIDSGVRIPEGMIIGEDPELDARRFRVSEKGVVLVTRDMMARL; this is encoded by the coding sequence ATGATCGAGAGAACTTCAGGGCGGCCACTGGCGCGCGATGCCATGGCCTATGTGCTGGCAGGTGGGCGGGGCAGCCGCTTGATGGAACTGACCGACCGGCGCGCCAAGCCCGCAGTCTATTTCGGCGGCAAGTCGCGCATCATCGACTTTGCGCTGTCGAACGCGATCAACTCCGGCATCCGCCGCATTGGCGTTGCGACCCAATACAAGGCGCACTCGCTGATCCGCCATATGCAGCGCGCGTGGACCTTCCTGCGGCCCGAACGTAACGAAAGCTTCGACATCCTGCCCGCCAGCCAGCGCGTGTCGGAGAACCAGTGGTACGAAGGCACGGCCGACGCGGTGTTCCAGAACATGGACATCATCGCCAGCCTCGCGCCCAAATACATGGTGATCCTCGCGGGCGATCACATCTACAAGATGGACTACGAGTTGATGCTGCAGCAGCACGTCAATTCGGGCGCGGATGTCACCATCGGCTGCCTTGTCGTGCCGCGCATGGAAGCGACCGGTTTCGGCGTGATGCAGGTCGACGAAAAGGACACCATCACCGCCTTCGTCGAAAAGCCGAAAGACCCGCCGGGCATTCCGGGCAACCCGGAAATGGCGCTGGCGTCGATGGGGATCTACGTCTTCAACACCGACTTCCTGTTCGAACAGCTGCGCCGCGATGCCGACGATCCCGCGTCCAAGCGCGATTTCGGCGGCGACATCATCCCCTACATCGTCAAGCACGGCAAAGCGGTCGCGCACCGCTTCACCAACTCCTGCATCCGCGCGGCGGAGGAAATCGAGGAGTATTGGCGCGATGTCGGTACGCTCGACGCCTATTTCGAGGCCAATCTCGACCTCACCGACACCGTGCCCAAGCTCAATCTCTATGACCGCGACTGGCCGATCTGGACGGATGCCGTCGTGGCCGCGCCTGCCAAGTTCGTCCATGATGAGGACGGGCGGCGTGGGTTCGCCGTCTCCTCGCTGGTGTCGGGGGACTGCATCATATCAGGGTCAGAGGTGCGCCGCAGCCTGCTGTTCACCGGGGTGAAGATCGGAAGCTACTCCAACGTCAACGAGGCAGTGATCCTGCCCTATTGCAACATCGGACGCGGGGCGCGCCTCTCCAAGGTGATCATCGATAGCGGGGTGCGAATCCCCGAAGGCATGATCATCGGAGAGGATCCCGAACTCGACGCGCGCCGGTTCCGGGTGTCGGAGAAAGGCGTGGTGCTCGTCACCCGCGACATGATGGCAAGGCTGTAA